The nucleotide sequence CCCGGGTCGCCGGCACCGCCCTGGCCGGAGTGGCGCAGAGCGCCGGGGTGGTCGGCGCCGCGCTGCTCGCCGTACCGGTCACCCGGATCATGACGGCCCGGGGGCGGCGGCCGGGGCTGGTCACCGCGTACCTGGTCGGGTCGGTCGGGGGCGTGCTCGTGGTGGTCTCCACCGTGCTGCACGTGGTGCCGCTGCTCTTCCTCGGCATGCTGCTCTTCGGCGGGGGGACCGCCGCCAACCTCCAGGCCCGCTACACGGCGGTGGACCTGGCCGAGCCGGCCCGCCGGGGGCGACAACTCTCGCTGGTCGTCTGGGCCACCACCATCGGCGCGGTGGCCGCCCCCAACTTCGCCGCGCTCGCCGACGCCACCACCCGTGGCTGGGGCCTGCCGGCGCTGGCCGGCCCGTTCGCCTTCAGCGCCGCCGCGTTCGTGCTGGCCGCCGCCGTACTGGCCGCGTTCCTCCGGCCGGACCCGCTGCTCACCGCGCGCCGGCTGGCGGCGGCCGAGACCCCGGCCGAGCCGGTCGCGGCGCCCGGTGCGCCCGCCCGGCGCCGCGCGGGCATGGTGGCGGCCTGGCGCACGGTACGCGAGCGGCCCGCCGCCCGCCTCGGCATCGCCGCCGTGGCCATGGGCCACCTCGTGATGGTCGCCGTCATGTCGATGACCCCGGTACGCCTCGGCGAGTCGCACTCCGACGCCGACGTGCTGCGGGTGGTCGGCATCGTGCTCAGCCTGCACATCGCCGGCATGTACGCGCTCTCCCCGCTGGTCGGCTGGCTCACCGACCGGCTGGGCCGGCGCCCGGTGATCCTCGGCGGGGTGGCCCTGCTGCTGGCCGCCTGTGCGGTCGCCGGCACGGCCGGACACCACACCCCGCTGCTCTCGGTGGGTCTGGCCCTGCTCGGGCTGGGCTGGTCGGGCACCATGGTGGCCGGCTCGACCCTGCTGTCCGAGTCGGTGCCGACCGCCGACCGGCCGGGTGTGCAGGGCCTGTCCGACCTGGTCATGGGGCTGGCCGGGGCGGGCGCGGCGGCGGCGAGCGGGTTTGTCATGCGGGCCGCGGGTTATCCGACCCTGACCCTGCTGGCGGCGATCGCGGTGGTGCCGCTGGTGGCGCTAGCGTTGCGTCCGGCGCCGGTCGAGGTGCCGGAGGAACTCGGGCGTCCGGCGGACGAGGTGCCCGGCAAGCTCGGGCGTCCTTTGGACGACCTGCCCGGCAAGGAGGAGTGACACGTGCGGCTGACCGACTTCTGGGCGCGGCTGGAGGAGGCGTTCGGGCCGGGCTACGCGACCAGCATCGCCAGCGACCAGGTGCTGTCCCAGCTCGGCGGGCGGACCATCGAGCAGGCCCTCGCCGCGGGGGTGGAGACGCACGTGGTGTGGCGCGCGGTGGTCGCCGCCTATCCGGACCGGGTGCCCGCACGACTACGCTGAGCAGCCTTTTCGCCGGTTCCGCGTGTCGCTTGTCGAGTCGTACACCTGTTCGGCTATTGTCCACAGCGGGGTGCTCGTCCACAGCTCGCGGCCCGTCGGCTGGTTTTCTGTCGGACCCAGCGCCTAGCGTGTCCGCGTGACGCGAAGCTCAGGAAAGACGCCGGCGAAGGCAGGGGTGGCAACGATGGCGGCAGGGCCGGACCGGGAGAAGGCACTCGACCTTGCTCTCGCTCAGATCGACAAGCAGTTCGGCAAGGGTTCGGTGATGCGGCTGGGGGAGCGGCCCGTCGTCCAGACGGCGGTCATCCCGACCAGCTCCATCGCGCTCGACGTGGCGCTCGGCGTGGGCGGTCTGCCCCGCGGTCGGGTCGTGGAGATCTACGGTCCCGAGTCCAGCGGTAAGACCACGGTCGCCCTGCACGCGGTGGCCAACGCCCAGCGGGCCGGCGGCATCGCCGCCTTCATCGACGCCGAGCACGCGCTCGACCCGGAATACGCGAAGGCCCTCGGCGTCGACACCGACGCCCTGCTGGTCTCCCAGCCGGACACCGGCGAGCAGGCGCTGGAGATCGCCGACATGCTGGTCCGCTCCGGCGCCATCGACATCATCGTCATCGACTCGGTCGCCGCGCTCGTGCCGCGCGCCGAGATCGAGGGCGAGATGGGCGACAGCCACGTGGGTCTCCAGGCCCGGCTCATGAGCCAGGCGCTGCGGAAGATCACCGGTGTGCTCAACAACACCGGCACCACGGCGATCTTCATCAACCAGCTCCGCGAGAAGATCGGCGTGATGTTCGGCAGCCCGGAGACCACGACCGGTGGTCGGGCGCTGAAGTTCTACGCCTCGGTCCGGCTCGACGTGCGCCGCATCGAGAGCCTCAAGGACGGCACCGACGTGGTCGGCAACCGCACCCGGGTCAAGGTCGTGAAGAACAAGGTCGCGGCGCCGTTCAAGCAGGCCGAGTTCGACATCATGTACGGCAAGGGCATCTCCCGCGAGGGCTCGCTCATCGACGTCGGCGTGGAGCAGGCGATCATCCGCAAGTCCGGCGCCTGGTACACCTACGATGGCGACCAGCTCGGCCAGGGCAAGGAGAAGGCCCGCGAGTTCCTCCGCGAGAACCCGGACGTGGCGGCCGAGATCGAGAAGAAGATCCTGGAGAAGCTCGGCGTCGGCACCGGCGCTGGCGACGCCGCCGGCGGCCCGGAGCTGCCGCCGGTCGACTTCTGATCCCCGGCTGACCCGTGGCAGGACGACGCGCCCGCACGGGGCGTGGCTGGGACGCCAGCCCGCCCCGTCCGGGTGACGCCACCACTCCACCGCGGCCGCGCCGCGGCCGCCGTGGCCGCGGCGAGGAGCCCGCTGCCGAGGCGGCACCCGCGCCGCCCCGCGACGAGGCGGAGCTGGCCCGCGAGATCTGCCTGCGGCAGCTCGCGGTCCGGCCCCGCACCCGTGCCGAACTGGCCGGCGCCCTGGCCAAGCGGGGCATCTCCGAGGAGGTCGCCGACCAGGTCCTCGACCGCTACGACGAGGTCGGCATCGTGGACGACGCCGCCTTCGCCCGGGCCTGGGTGAGCAGCCGGCACACCGGCCGCGGGCTGGCCCGCCGGGCGCTCGCCAACGAGCTGCGCCAGCGCGGCGTCGACGGCGAGGTGGCCGGCGCGGCCCTCGACGAGATCGACGAGGAGACCGAGGCGGAGACCGCCCGGGTCCTCGTGGAGCGGAAGCTCCGCTCGACCCGGGGCGAGCCCGACGCGGTGTTCCGTCGCCTCGTCGGGATGCTGGCCCGCAAGGGCTACCCGGCCGGCGTGGCCATCCGGGCCGTGAAGGACGCGCTGGCCGCGCAGAGCGCCGAGGCGGCCGAGTTCGCCGAGCACATCGACGCCGACGCCCTGGCCGACGCCGAGCACGACCTCGACCCCGCCGCCCGCCCCCTCGACTGACCCCGACCGAGCGACGTCAGGATCCACCCGGACGCCCTCGCCCCGGCCGGTGCCGCCGGCGCCGGCGGCGAACGACTCGCCGCGGCCGGTGCCGCTGGCGGCGGCGGCGAACGACTCGCCGCGGCCGGTGCCGCTGGCGGCGGCGCCGACGAACGGCTTGCACCGGTGGAAAGGTGGGCGGCGTGCTGAAGGCGTGTTTGAACGGCGGACGGCGGCGGGCGGAGCATCCGGCGGTGCCGGTGACGCCCGACGAGCTGGCCGCCGAGGCGGCCCGGTGCGCGGCGGCCGGCGTGGCAGCCGTGCACGTGCACCCCCGCGACGCCGACGGCGCCGAGTCGCTCGACCCGGGCGTCATCGCCGCGGCGGTCACCGCGATCCGGGCCGCCCGGCCCGGCCTGCCCGTCGGGGTGAGCACCGGCGCCTGGATCGCCCCCGAGCCCGCCGACCGGGTCGCCGCCGTCCGCGCCTGGACGGTGCTGCCCGACTTCGCCTCGGTCAACGCCCACGAGCCCGGCGCGGCGGCCGTCGCGGCCGCCCTGCACGAGCGGGGCGTGCTGGTCGAGGCCGGCCTCTGGACGGCGGCGGCGGTCGACGCCTGGCGCCGCTGGCCGGCGCCGACCGGGCGGATCCTCGTCGAGTGCCTGGCCGACCCCGTCGACGTGGCCCTCGCCGACGCGGCCGCCATCCTCGCCGCGCTGCCCGCCGACCGCCCGCCCGTGCTGCTGCACGGTGAGGGCCCGGCGACCTGGGCAGTGCTCGCCGAGGCGGTACGCCGCGGCCTCGACACCCGGATCGGCCTGGAGGACACCCTGGTCCTGCCGGACGGCGGCGTCGCACCGGACAACGTGGCACTGGTGAGGGCGGCCCGCGCCCTCGGCGCGCACTGATCCAGCAACCGCGCCCGCAGGGCCGGCAACCGCGCTCGCCCCGGCCCGCTAC is from Micromonospora terminaliae and encodes:
- a CDS encoding MFS transporter, with the translated sequence MATDLTAPAPSRLDVVPIQRRTVRLLLLTQIIGGIGVTIGISVGALLAARVAGTALAGVAQSAGVVGAALLAVPVTRIMTARGRRPGLVTAYLVGSVGGVLVVVSTVLHVVPLLFLGMLLFGGGTAANLQARYTAVDLAEPARRGRQLSLVVWATTIGAVAAPNFAALADATTRGWGLPALAGPFAFSAAAFVLAAAVLAAFLRPDPLLTARRLAAAETPAEPVAAPGAPARRRAGMVAAWRTVRERPAARLGIAAVAMGHLVMVAVMSMTPVRLGESHSDADVLRVVGIVLSLHIAGMYALSPLVGWLTDRLGRRPVILGGVALLLAACAVAGTAGHHTPLLSVGLALLGLGWSGTMVAGSTLLSESVPTADRPGVQGLSDLVMGLAGAGAAAASGFVMRAAGYPTLTLLAAIAVVPLVALALRPAPVEVPEELGRPADEVPGKLGRPLDDLPGKEE
- a CDS encoding DUF3046 domain-containing protein, which produces MRLTDFWARLEEAFGPGYATSIASDQVLSQLGGRTIEQALAAGVETHVVWRAVVAAYPDRVPARLR
- the recA gene encoding recombinase RecA, with the translated sequence MAAGPDREKALDLALAQIDKQFGKGSVMRLGERPVVQTAVIPTSSIALDVALGVGGLPRGRVVEIYGPESSGKTTVALHAVANAQRAGGIAAFIDAEHALDPEYAKALGVDTDALLVSQPDTGEQALEIADMLVRSGAIDIIVIDSVAALVPRAEIEGEMGDSHVGLQARLMSQALRKITGVLNNTGTTAIFINQLREKIGVMFGSPETTTGGRALKFYASVRLDVRRIESLKDGTDVVGNRTRVKVVKNKVAAPFKQAEFDIMYGKGISREGSLIDVGVEQAIIRKSGAWYTYDGDQLGQGKEKAREFLRENPDVAAEIEKKILEKLGVGTGAGDAAGGPELPPVDF
- a CDS encoding regulatory protein RecX produces the protein MAGRRARTGRGWDASPPRPGDATTPPRPRRGRRGRGEEPAAEAAPAPPRDEAELAREICLRQLAVRPRTRAELAGALAKRGISEEVADQVLDRYDEVGIVDDAAFARAWVSSRHTGRGLARRALANELRQRGVDGEVAGAALDEIDEETEAETARVLVERKLRSTRGEPDAVFRRLVGMLARKGYPAGVAIRAVKDALAAQSAEAAEFAEHIDADALADAEHDLDPAARPLD
- a CDS encoding 3-keto-5-aminohexanoate cleavage protein: MLKACLNGGRRRAEHPAVPVTPDELAAEAARCAAAGVAAVHVHPRDADGAESLDPGVIAAAVTAIRAARPGLPVGVSTGAWIAPEPADRVAAVRAWTVLPDFASVNAHEPGAAAVAAALHERGVLVEAGLWTAAAVDAWRRWPAPTGRILVECLADPVDVALADAAAILAALPADRPPVLLHGEGPATWAVLAEAVRRGLDTRIGLEDTLVLPDGGVAPDNVALVRAARALGAH